One stretch of Zhihengliuella flava DNA includes these proteins:
- a CDS encoding Rne/Rng family ribonuclease — MLSPMDETKDTSNTTTDQAPEAPAEIAEPREPVTEPAEEPSAPKKAVKRAPRKPRAKKTAAAEPTAGEKDAADDGQDASAESAAPETTAEAVTTDVDASEEASQQTPASGPSGQAEEAAAPATSVLFQAPDFSTLPPAEPSGRSGEDRDESDDEEQGGTNRRSRRRRRRGGTEQSSTGEQAAEADATDTEQEPEEATSRRRRRRRRGDADLEVTDDATGTVTRVRAPRGGEQGSQKVASVKGSTRLEAKRQRRRESRDSGRRRQVITEAEFLARRESVDRQMVVRQADDRIQIGVLEDGVLAEHFVSRTQQDSLIGNVYVGKVQNVLPSMEAAFIDIGRGRNAVLYAGEVNWDAAKLDGQPRRIENALKSGDSVLVQVTKDPVGHKGARLTSQVSLPGRYLVYVPGGSMTGISRKLPDVERNRLKKILKDHLPENAGVIVRTAAEGASEEELMNDINRLRAQWEDIQGKSTSKKTTPPELLYSEPDLTIKVVRDVFNEDFTKLVVAGEEAWDTIEAYVTYVAPDLLERLEKWEADEDIFAAKRIDEQIFKALDRKVFLPSGGSLVIDRTEAMTVIDVNTGKFTGSGGNLEETVTKNNLEAAEEIVRQLRLRDIGGIIVIDFIDMVLESNRDLVLRRLVECLGRDRTKHQVAEVTSLGLVQMTRKRMGTGLLEVFSENCEACAGRGVITHDEPVEHRRSHNSQGEPQQEKSSRRRRKGEKSQESKPKSAQQNPSPDEEAKANATRAAVANIAAAAHAAHSHDEKADEPAGARAERDGNRQHDQGAAPTQPGRAAEPAPTPETEPEAVVEIAGEKVKLPRSRRGRRKATAPTQSPELTLESLTAAFGVTPGGESSEQGRTEQGRTEQGAKAAAPEPKAPTASMAPEASGAGTAIASAATPAPARKRGRGTRAATSAQGSGQTPIERRASLEAEGTAHTVSATAVPKSQDVEQPTMFGVGVPASEL; from the coding sequence ATATTGAGTCCAATGGACGAAACGAAGGACACAAGCAACACGACGACGGATCAGGCGCCGGAGGCTCCAGCCGAGATCGCAGAGCCTCGTGAGCCAGTGACGGAGCCAGCGGAGGAGCCCTCGGCACCGAAAAAGGCCGTGAAGCGCGCCCCGCGCAAGCCCCGCGCCAAGAAGACTGCCGCTGCTGAGCCCACGGCCGGAGAGAAGGACGCCGCCGACGACGGTCAGGACGCCTCCGCGGAGTCGGCTGCACCTGAAACCACGGCCGAGGCGGTAACGACCGACGTCGACGCATCGGAAGAAGCGTCCCAGCAGACACCGGCAAGCGGGCCGAGCGGCCAAGCCGAGGAAGCGGCAGCGCCGGCCACATCGGTCTTGTTCCAAGCTCCCGATTTCAGCACGTTGCCGCCGGCCGAGCCGAGCGGTCGCTCCGGGGAGGACCGCGACGAGTCTGACGACGAGGAACAGGGCGGCACCAATCGCCGGTCCCGCCGCCGTCGTCGGCGTGGGGGCACCGAGCAATCTTCAACCGGGGAGCAGGCAGCGGAGGCAGACGCCACCGACACCGAGCAGGAGCCGGAGGAGGCTACGAGCCGTCGTCGCCGTCGTCGCCGTCGTGGCGACGCCGACCTCGAGGTGACCGACGACGCGACCGGGACCGTCACGCGCGTCCGTGCACCGCGCGGCGGCGAGCAGGGATCTCAGAAGGTTGCCAGCGTTAAGGGCTCTACCCGGCTCGAAGCCAAGCGCCAGCGCCGTCGGGAGTCGCGCGATTCCGGACGGCGTCGCCAAGTCATTACCGAGGCCGAGTTCCTGGCTCGCAGGGAGTCGGTCGATCGCCAGATGGTGGTGCGCCAAGCGGACGATCGCATCCAGATTGGCGTGTTGGAGGACGGGGTGCTGGCCGAGCATTTCGTTTCTCGAACCCAGCAGGACTCGCTGATCGGCAATGTCTACGTGGGCAAGGTTCAGAACGTGTTGCCGTCCATGGAAGCCGCATTCATCGACATCGGGCGTGGCCGTAACGCCGTGCTGTACGCCGGTGAGGTCAATTGGGACGCCGCAAAGCTGGATGGACAGCCGCGCCGCATCGAAAACGCGCTGAAGTCCGGCGATTCCGTCTTGGTGCAGGTGACGAAGGATCCAGTCGGGCACAAGGGCGCCCGCCTGACGAGTCAAGTGTCCCTGCCCGGCCGGTACTTGGTGTACGTTCCGGGCGGGTCCATGACCGGAATTTCTCGCAAGCTCCCCGACGTGGAGCGGAATCGTCTGAAGAAGATCCTTAAAGACCACCTGCCGGAGAATGCGGGGGTCATTGTTCGCACCGCAGCCGAAGGCGCGAGCGAGGAGGAGTTGATGAATGACATCAACCGCCTGCGCGCACAGTGGGAGGACATCCAGGGCAAGTCCACCTCGAAGAAGACGACGCCGCCCGAACTGCTGTACTCCGAACCGGACCTGACGATCAAGGTGGTCCGTGACGTCTTCAATGAGGACTTCACCAAACTCGTCGTCGCGGGCGAGGAAGCCTGGGACACCATCGAGGCTTACGTGACCTATGTGGCGCCCGATCTGCTCGAGCGGCTGGAGAAGTGGGAGGCTGACGAGGATATCTTCGCGGCCAAGCGGATCGATGAACAGATCTTTAAGGCGTTGGACCGGAAGGTCTTCCTTCCGTCAGGTGGCTCGCTGGTGATTGATCGCACCGAAGCGATGACCGTCATTGACGTCAACACCGGTAAGTTCACCGGCTCGGGCGGTAATCTCGAGGAAACCGTCACCAAGAATAATTTGGAGGCCGCGGAGGAGATTGTCCGGCAACTGCGCTTGCGGGACATCGGTGGCATCATCGTGATCGACTTCATCGACATGGTCTTGGAGTCCAATCGGGACTTGGTGCTGCGTCGCCTGGTGGAGTGCTTGGGACGTGACCGCACCAAGCACCAAGTGGCGGAAGTGACCTCCCTTGGATTGGTTCAAATGACGCGTAAGCGCATGGGTACCGGCCTCCTCGAGGTCTTCAGCGAAAACTGCGAGGCGTGTGCGGGACGTGGCGTCATTACGCATGACGAACCGGTTGAACACCGTCGCAGTCACAACTCGCAGGGCGAACCGCAGCAGGAGAAGTCGTCCCGCCGGCGTCGTAAGGGTGAGAAGTCTCAGGAATCCAAGCCCAAGTCGGCCCAGCAGAATCCGAGTCCCGACGAGGAGGCGAAGGCGAACGCCACCCGCGCAGCGGTGGCCAACATCGCCGCCGCGGCCCATGCGGCGCACTCGCACGACGAGAAGGCTGACGAGCCGGCAGGCGCTCGAGCCGAGCGCGATGGCAACCGCCAGCATGACCAAGGAGCTGCACCAACACAGCCAGGGCGCGCAGCAGAACCGGCACCCACCCCGGAAACCGAACCAGAAGCCGTCGTCGAAATCGCGGGGGAGAAGGTCAAGCTGCCGCGGTCACGCCGTGGTCGGCGTAAGGCGACGGCTCCGACGCAGAGTCCGGAGCTGACGCTGGAGAGCCTGACGGCTGCCTTTGGGGTGACGCCCGGGGGCGAGTCCTCCGAGCAGGGCCGCACCGAGCAGGGCCGCACCGAGCAGGGCGCGAAGGCAGCGGCACCGGAGCCCAAGGCCCCGACGGCCAGCATGGCGCCTGAGGCGAGTGGTGCAGGAACCGCCATCGCCTCCGCGGCCACCCCCGCGCCAGCTCGCAAACGCGGGCGTGGTACCCGGGCGGCCACCAGCGCCCAGGGGTCGGGGCAGACGCCAATCGAGCGGCGCGCCAGCCTTGAGGCTGAAGGGACCGCGCACACGGTCAGCGCGACGGCGGTGCCGAAGAGTCAGGACGTGGAACAGCCCACCATGTTTGGCGTGGGCGTGCCCGCCTCCGAACTCTAA
- the rplU gene encoding 50S ribosomal protein L21, with protein sequence MVYAIVRAGGHQEKVSVGDFITLDRVPVAAGGTIELPALLLVDGDKVTSDSNELSKVKVTAEVVENYRGGKIVIQKYKNKTGYKKRQGFRAALTKVKVTSIA encoded by the coding sequence GTGGTGTACGCAATTGTCCGCGCTGGCGGCCACCAGGAGAAGGTCTCGGTTGGAGACTTCATCACCCTTGACCGCGTTCCCGTAGCTGCTGGCGGCACCATTGAGCTCCCCGCCCTGCTGCTGGTCGACGGTGACAAGGTGACTTCTGATAGCAACGAACTGTCCAAGGTCAAGGTGACGGCCGAGGTCGTCGAGAACTACCGCGGCGGTAAGATCGTGATCCAGAAGTACAAGAACAAGACCGGTTACAAGAAGCGCCAGGGCTTCCGCGCTGCTCTGACCAAGGTCAAGGTCACGTCGATCGCCTAA
- the rpmA gene encoding 50S ribosomal protein L27, producing MAHKKGASSTRNGRDSNPQYLGVKRFGGQTVSAGEIIVRQRGTHFHPGANVGRGGDDTLFALAAGSVEFGTRRGRRVVNIVSGE from the coding sequence ATGGCACATAAGAAGGGCGCGAGCTCCACTCGTAACGGCCGCGATTCCAACCCCCAGTACTTGGGCGTGAAGCGTTTCGGTGGCCAGACCGTCTCGGCCGGCGAGATCATCGTCCGCCAGCGCGGCACGCACTTCCACCCGGGCGCCAACGTTGGCCGTGGCGGCGACGACACCCTGTTTGCTCTGGCTGCAGGCTCCGTCGAGTTCGGCACCCGCCGTGGTCGCCGCGTCGTGAACATCGTTTCCGGCGAGTAA
- the obgE gene encoding GTPase ObgE: MAAFIDRVVLHLSGGTGGHGCVSVHREKFKPLGGPDGGNGGDGGAVIFRVDSQVSTLLDYHHVPHRKAENGEGGKGGNRPGKHGESLVLPVPEGTIVKDRAGNILADLIGDGAEYVAAAGGQGGLGNAALASKKRKAPGFALLGIPGDERDVVLELKTVADIALVGYPSAGKSSLIAALSAARPKIADYPFTTLVPNLGVVEAGETRYTVADVPGLIPGASQGKGLGHEFLRHVERCAALVHVLDCGALETDRDPISDLDVIEAELAQYAVDSSFAGADGQLVPLNERPKLIALNKVDLPDGADMAEFVRPELEKRGYRVFEISAVARQGLRELSFAMAELVAEARAKIDAAPAVVEAPVIKPRAVNQRAFTIRREERNLEPLFRIIGEKPVRWVKQTDFRNDEAVGYLADRLAKLGVEDELFKVGAQPGDAVVIGDEDDSVVFDWEPTMSAGAELLGSRRGHDVRLEEMHRPTRQQKREEHQARKEAKQAARDELEAERRAGIWTESANYKMPAPEGDSDKA, encoded by the coding sequence GTGGCAGCGTTCATCGACCGCGTCGTCCTGCACCTCTCCGGAGGCACCGGAGGGCATGGCTGTGTGTCCGTGCACCGTGAGAAGTTCAAGCCCCTCGGCGGTCCCGACGGGGGCAATGGCGGTGACGGTGGTGCCGTGATCTTCCGTGTTGATAGCCAGGTCAGCACCTTGCTGGACTACCACCATGTGCCGCACCGCAAGGCGGAGAACGGTGAGGGTGGCAAGGGCGGCAATCGTCCGGGCAAGCATGGAGAGTCGCTGGTCCTGCCCGTCCCGGAGGGCACCATCGTGAAAGACCGAGCCGGCAATATCTTGGCCGATCTCATTGGCGATGGGGCCGAGTATGTTGCCGCGGCCGGCGGCCAGGGCGGTCTAGGCAACGCTGCGTTGGCTTCCAAGAAACGTAAGGCTCCCGGCTTTGCGCTGCTGGGCATTCCCGGCGATGAGCGTGACGTCGTCCTAGAACTCAAGACCGTCGCCGATATCGCCTTGGTGGGCTATCCCTCGGCCGGCAAATCGAGCCTGATCGCGGCCCTGTCTGCTGCCCGTCCCAAGATTGCCGATTACCCCTTTACGACGTTGGTTCCGAATCTCGGCGTGGTTGAGGCGGGCGAAACCCGCTATACCGTGGCCGATGTGCCCGGTCTGATTCCGGGCGCTAGCCAGGGTAAGGGGCTGGGACACGAGTTTCTGCGACACGTGGAGCGGTGTGCCGCACTGGTTCACGTGCTCGACTGCGGGGCGCTAGAGACGGACCGGGACCCGATCTCGGACCTCGATGTCATTGAGGCAGAGCTGGCTCAATACGCGGTGGACTCTTCGTTCGCGGGCGCCGACGGTCAGCTCGTGCCTCTGAACGAGCGCCCGAAGCTCATTGCCCTCAATAAGGTGGACCTGCCCGACGGTGCAGACATGGCTGAGTTTGTTCGCCCTGAGCTGGAAAAGCGAGGGTATCGAGTCTTCGAGATCTCCGCTGTTGCACGTCAAGGCTTGCGGGAGCTGTCCTTCGCGATGGCCGAGCTAGTCGCGGAAGCACGGGCAAAGATCGACGCAGCCCCCGCCGTCGTTGAGGCACCTGTTATCAAACCGCGCGCCGTGAATCAACGAGCGTTCACAATCCGGCGTGAAGAGCGAAACCTGGAGCCGCTCTTCCGTATTATCGGAGAGAAGCCGGTTCGCTGGGTCAAGCAAACGGATTTCCGCAATGATGAGGCTGTTGGTTATTTGGCCGACCGCCTCGCCAAGCTTGGCGTCGAGGACGAGTTGTTCAAGGTGGGTGCCCAGCCGGGCGACGCCGTCGTGATCGGAGACGAGGACGACAGCGTGGTCTTCGACTGGGAGCCGACCATGAGCGCCGGCGCGGAACTCTTGGGTTCGCGCCGTGGTCACGACGTGCGCTTGGAGGAGATGCACCGCCCGACGCGCCAGCAAAAGCGTGAGGAACATCAGGCTCGCAAGGAAGCCAAGCAGGCGGCCCGAGACGAGTTGGAAGCCGAACGCCGCGCTGGGATCTGGACGGAATCGGCGAACTACAAAATGCCCGCCCCTGAAGGAGACAGCGACAAGGCATGA
- the proB gene encoding glutamate 5-kinase, giving the protein MKQRLRMKETRKPSAVRERSDITRAGRIVVKVGSSSLTTVDGGVSSDALKALVDTLGRARAAGTEIILISSGAVAAGLAPMGVTRRPRDLATQQASAAVGQGQLVAQYVDEFAKHDVIVGQVLLTAEDLNRREQYGNAFDTLNRLLDLGVLPIINEHDTVATHEIRFGDNDRLAALVADLVKAETLVLLSDVDAVYDGPPQKGAKRISRVDSPADLEGVEIGGTGSGIGTGGMATKVRAATMAAESGIPALVTSAANVGRVLSGEDVGTWFSARGVRRSARMLWLEHLADAGGQLVLDAGAVKAIASGRKSLLPAGITAVQGAFDAGDVVELTDKKGKVIARGVVNFDNDELPAMIGKSTRELAKKQGKRYGRSVVHIDDMVVVDRRR; this is encoded by the coding sequence ATGAAGCAACGCCTGAGGATGAAGGAAACTCGAAAACCGTCGGCAGTGCGCGAGCGCTCTGACATCACCCGAGCAGGACGAATCGTCGTCAAAGTCGGCTCATCCTCTCTGACCACCGTCGACGGCGGCGTCAGTAGCGATGCACTCAAGGCGTTGGTCGATACCTTGGGCCGCGCACGTGCCGCGGGGACCGAGATCATCCTGATCTCTTCCGGCGCTGTCGCGGCCGGCCTCGCCCCCATGGGGGTCACTCGTCGGCCGCGCGACCTGGCCACGCAGCAGGCGTCAGCCGCTGTGGGACAGGGCCAGCTCGTCGCTCAGTACGTGGATGAATTCGCCAAGCACGATGTGATCGTGGGGCAGGTGCTGCTGACGGCGGAAGATTTGAATCGCCGTGAGCAGTACGGAAACGCGTTCGACACGCTCAACCGATTGCTGGATCTCGGCGTACTGCCGATCATTAACGAGCACGACACGGTGGCGACCCACGAGATCCGTTTTGGCGACAACGACCGTCTGGCTGCCCTCGTGGCCGACCTCGTCAAGGCTGAGACGCTCGTGCTACTTTCCGACGTCGATGCTGTCTATGACGGTCCTCCGCAGAAGGGCGCCAAGCGCATCAGCCGTGTCGATTCACCGGCGGATCTTGAAGGCGTCGAGATCGGCGGCACGGGGTCGGGCATCGGCACCGGCGGTATGGCCACCAAAGTCCGCGCCGCGACGATGGCAGCGGAGTCGGGGATTCCAGCCTTGGTGACCTCTGCCGCCAATGTGGGCCGTGTGCTCTCCGGTGAGGACGTTGGAACGTGGTTCTCCGCCCGCGGTGTGCGCCGTTCGGCACGCATGCTGTGGCTCGAGCACCTCGCTGATGCCGGTGGCCAGCTGGTCCTCGACGCGGGCGCAGTCAAGGCCATCGCCTCAGGCCGTAAGTCCTTGTTGCCGGCGGGCATTACCGCCGTCCAGGGTGCCTTTGATGCAGGTGACGTCGTTGAACTCACCGATAAGAAGGGCAAGGTCATTGCCCGCGGCGTCGTGAACTTCGATAACGACGAGCTGCCCGCCATGATCGGCAAGTCCACGCGTGAGCTCGCCAAGAAACAGGGCAAGCGCTATGGCCGATCGGTCGTGCACATTGATGACATGGTGGTGGTTGACCGCCGCCGCTAG
- a CDS encoding glutamate-5-semialdehyde dehydrogenase, with translation MTDTLNETNATDVDAAIAAKADRARFASRILAQANRDHKDRALHTIGETLDQNRAAILAGNEKDLARGEANGTSQALLDRLRLDDARIDGLISALQDLSGLPDPVGEVMRGQTLPNGLRLRQIHVPLGVVGAIYEARPNVTVDIAGIALKSGNTVLLRGGSAAEESNKVLIGLIREALEKVGLPADAVQGIDELGRPGATALMGARGKVDVLVPRGGHNLIQAVVQNATVPVIETGEGNVHVFVDESAPEELAVPIVLNAKTHRTSVCNAAETLLIHQNAAVAPKVLKELSDAGVRLHVDERAAKLAEGLNTVAATAEDWDTEYLDMDIAVAVVDSLDDAMDHIRAHSSGHTEAIVTNDLSQSERFVREIDSAAVIVNASTRFTDGGQLGLGAEVGISTQKMHARGPMGLRELTTTKWVIQGDGQIRP, from the coding sequence ATGACTGACACTCTTAACGAAACGAACGCTACCGATGTCGATGCGGCGATTGCTGCGAAGGCTGACCGGGCCCGCTTCGCGTCGCGTATCTTGGCTCAGGCCAACCGCGACCACAAGGATCGCGCGCTGCACACCATCGGCGAAACGCTCGATCAGAACCGTGCAGCCATTTTGGCCGGAAACGAAAAGGACCTGGCGCGGGGAGAGGCGAACGGCACCTCGCAGGCGTTGTTGGATCGTTTGCGGCTCGACGACGCGCGCATTGATGGCCTGATCTCTGCGCTGCAAGATCTCAGCGGCCTGCCCGATCCCGTTGGTGAGGTGATGCGCGGTCAGACCCTGCCCAACGGTCTGCGCCTACGCCAGATTCACGTGCCTCTCGGCGTCGTTGGCGCCATCTATGAGGCGCGTCCCAACGTGACCGTGGATATCGCGGGAATTGCCCTCAAGAGTGGAAATACCGTCTTGCTGCGCGGCGGGTCTGCAGCCGAGGAGAGCAATAAGGTTCTCATCGGCCTGATTCGCGAGGCTCTGGAGAAGGTGGGCCTGCCAGCGGACGCCGTTCAGGGCATCGACGAGCTCGGTCGCCCGGGCGCGACGGCACTCATGGGCGCGCGCGGCAAGGTCGACGTCTTGGTTCCGCGCGGCGGGCACAACCTCATCCAGGCCGTCGTGCAGAACGCCACGGTGCCGGTCATCGAAACCGGTGAGGGCAATGTGCACGTGTTCGTCGATGAGAGTGCGCCCGAGGAATTGGCGGTTCCGATTGTTTTGAATGCCAAGACGCACCGGACCTCGGTGTGTAATGCGGCGGAGACGCTTCTGATCCACCAGAACGCGGCGGTGGCGCCGAAGGTGCTCAAGGAACTTTCCGATGCGGGTGTGCGTCTGCACGTTGACGAGCGCGCGGCGAAGCTGGCCGAAGGGCTCAACACCGTGGCGGCGACCGCGGAAGACTGGGACACCGAATACCTCGACATGGACATCGCAGTTGCGGTAGTGGATTCTCTCGATGACGCCATGGATCACATCCGTGCCCATTCCAGTGGCCACACCGAAGCGATCGTGACCAACGATCTTTCGCAGTCGGAGCGCTTCGTGCGGGAGATCGATTCGGCCGCGGTGATCGTCAACGCGTCGACCCGGTTCACGGATGGCGGCCAGCTCGGCCTCGGGGCAGAAGTGGGGATTTCCACTCAGAAGATGCACGCGCGCGGGCCAATGGGTTTGCGCGAGCTGACCACCACCAAGTGGGTCATTCAGGGCGACGGGCAGATTCGCCCGTAG